The DNA region TTTTGTTTCAGACCATAAATCAGAAACGGTTAATAATGTTATTGAAAAGACTAAAAAAGTTATCTCTGAAATAGAAGCCACTGATAGTAGCCCCGGCAAATTACGCATGGCCGCAGGCAGTATTGGGATTGCATCAGCAACAAATAGTGAGGTGTCAAAAGCTCAAGGTTTAAACTTTATCTTAACGACAATGGTTATTATTGTTGCGATATGGTTTGGTTATCGATCCTTGTCAGCGGTATTGATTTTAATTACCCCATTATTATTTACTGATGTGGTTGTCGCAGCCATTATGGTGAAACTCGGGATGAGTATTAATGTAAATACCTTGCCCATTTTGTCGGTTGGCATGGGTATCGGGATTGACTATGGTATTTATTTGCTAAGTCGCTCAATAGAAGAGGGTAAACGCGGAGTACATAGTAGCTTGAACGAGGCTGTGCATCATGCAATTTTAACCAGTGGTCGAGCTATCTTTATTACCGCTATTACGATGGTCTTTGCGGTTGGTATTTGGTATTTCATGTCTAACTTACGCTTTCAAGCTGATATGGGCCTTTTACTTGCATTAGTGATGATTATCAATTGCTTAGGTGCACTTATTTTGATTCCTTTGGCGATACATACGTTTAAACCAAATTTATTAAAGGCCGATGCGTAATGTTTTGGTTAATAGATCGCACAATTAGTAATGCTTGTTAATATGAATATTATAGGTATGGTTATATTATGAGAATGAGTGGAAAAGTAGCCCTCATAACGGGGGGTGGTTCAGGGATTGGTGAAGCAAGTTGTCAGCGTTTAGCGCAAGAAGGTGCAACGGTTATCGTGACTGATATTAATTTAGACAGTGCCGAACGTGTTGCGGATGCGATAAATAATGAAGGAGGGCATGCTTGTCCTAAGTATCACGATGTAACCAAGGAAAAAGCTTGGGTAGCTTTGATCGATGAGGTTATCGATCAATTTGCTAGTTTAGATGTATTAGTAAACAACGCGGCTATTGCACCAACAGGGTCGGTAGAAGACACCTCTTTGGACGACTGGCGAAGTGTTCAGCAGGTCAATGTAGAAGGCGTTTTTATGGGTACACGTGAAGCCGTAAAAGCAATGAAAGAGAAAGGAGGCTCAATCATTAATATTTCTTCTGATTTAGGTATTATTGGTGAACCTACAATGGCTGCGTACAGTACGAGTAAAGGGGCTATTAGAGTTTTTACGAAAGCAGCTGCCTTACATTGTGCCAGGGAAGGCTACGCTATTCGGATAAACTCTGTACACCCTGGTTTTATTGATACACCCGCTGTAACCAGCACGGTAGCGGAAATGAGCGAAGATATGGCGAAGGCATTTAGAGAACGAATTTTAGCTGGAATTCCAATGGGGCGAATGGGTAGGCCTTTAGATGTAGCGAACGGCATTCTTTTCCTTTCTTCAGATGAATCTAGTTATATGACCGGTTCTGAGTTGGTGATTGATGGTGGTTTTATCGCTTAATGTTAAGTTTGCCAAACTGCTAGGTTAATCTGTATGAGGCAAGGCAAGCACTGACAGTTCGCCGAATATAATGCTTTTATTTAATTGCTTCCTTGATTAAAAGTTCATAAGGGATAAATCCCTAAGAATGATGCTGAGCAGTTACATTTATTTGTTATGTTAGACTTCTTTTTCCGTTATTAAAGACTGTGAAGAGGTTAACGAATTGACATTTAAAATTGCTTTTATCGGGCTTGGTGCAATGGGGCAAGCTATTGTTTCTAGAATTATACAAGCTGGCCATAGCGTTACGGTACATGACCTATCCGCTCAAGCTGTTAACGCGATGGTGGAGAAAGGAGCAACAGCACTTGAACAAGGTGTGCCGTTAGGCAGCGATAAAAACCTCGTGTTTGTCAGTGTGTCTCATGCCGATATCATGGAAAAGTTGATCTGTGAAGAAGGTGGTTTGTTAGATGGCATGGATGAGGGAGGCATTATTGTTGATTTAGGCACAACGCCCAGCGGGCAGTGTCGGCAGTTAGCAAAACTGGCCAGTGCTAAAGGTAAAGTTTTTTTAGATGCTCCTGTAAGTGGTTCAACGCCTTGGGCTGATGCTGGTACCTTGGCCATGATGGTCGGTGGAGAAGAGCAAAGCTATCAGCGAGTGCGGCCGATCCTCTCCTCATTTGCAAATAAAATTCACTATTTAGGTGGGTCGGGTAATGGGCAATTACTAAAATTGTGTCACCAGTTGACCTTTGTTTCTACCATAACAGGCATATCGGAAGCCATTGCTTTGGCCGAAGCGCACGGGCTTAAGGCTAAAATGGTTCTTGATGTATTGGCAGATTGCGTTGCGCCGAGGCATGTTATTGACTTTATGCTGCCGATGGCTGAAAACGAGCGTTTTGACCAAGGGCGTGGAACCTTAAAACTAGGCCATAAAGACCTACAAGCAGTTAAGCAAAGTGCCGAAGATGTCAGTTTAAAACTACCGCTCGCTGAAGAACTGTTGGGTTATATGGATAAGGCAATGAAAGAGGGTTGGCAAGATGCTGACTTGTTTGCTTTGGTTGATATGGCAAGAGATGAGTTTTATGCAACGATGAAAAGCCGTTAAGAAAAGACTTTTTTATATAAACAGGTTAAATGTTTATATGCTGACGTAAAGCCTCTAAATTTAGAATAGTAATCGTTTTGCCTTGTACCTCAATCAGGCCATCGCGTGTTAATTGTTTTAAAATTCTAGAAAAGGTTTCAGGCCGTACGGATAGGCGTGACGCTAGGGTTGCCTTTGGTGCTGTCCATTGTATTTTATAAGGCGATAGGGCATCGTTAGTGATGCCTTGGAGCATAAATTGAACAACACGCATGGTAGCATTTTGTAGGGTTAGCTGATCAATCTCCTGAATACTTCCATGTAAGCGTTGGCTCATTTTAGCCAGTATTTTTAAACAAGTGGCGGGTGACTGATCGAGTAGTTTAAGAAACGTACTCATTTTAATTTGTATCAGTTGGCAGTCACTAATCGCTTGCGCATGCACTGGATAGTGTTGAAAGTTCATAAACATTACTGCTTCAGCAAATGTTTGTCCTGGACGAATTAATTCGATCACTTTTTCCTCACCATTGGCAGAGAGGCGATACAGTTTAATCTCGCCGGCCTGTAAATAATAAAAGTACTTGGCCGGGTCTTGCTGGTGAAATAAATGGTTCCCATCGTTGAGTGAAAGCGTGCTAGTCGCCGTTTCAATTTGACTAAATTGTTGCTCATTAAAGCTGGCAAATAATAAATGTTGGCGTAATGAAGTCATGTTTTTTAGGTTTCTTGATGTAGGTCAATTACAACGGAAGGAGCGCTGCCTAGAATTCGCCACACATGTAAAAGACAAAGGAGACTAACATGTTTTGTTATCAATGCGAACAAACAGCACATTCAAAGAAAAATGGTATTGGCTGCCAAACAGCGCAAGGGGTTTGCGGTAAAGATGCCACCACCGCTGATTTACAGGATTTAATGACTTATAGCGTTAAAGGCATTGCGCAATATGCAAAGTTGGCTCGTGAGTTAGGCCACACAGACAATGAAGCAGATGTTTTTATTTTATATGGGTTATTTACGACCTTAACCAATGTTAACTTTAATGCAGATCGTTTTGTTGAGCTCATTGCTGAAGCTAAACAAATACGAGATCGTCTTAGGGAAGCGTATGAACATGCCGCCGTAGAACAAAATGTACCTATTGAAACGCCAGAAGGGCCAGCAGTGTGGGAGCCAGCGACGGTTAAAGCAGGTTTGTTGTTGCAGGTTGAACACGCAGCGATTGATAAAGACTTAGACATTGTTGGAGAAGATATTGTTGGTTTACGTGCCATGATGCTTTATGGCCTTAAAGGTGTAGCGGCATATTGCTACCATGCGCATGTTTTAGGTTACCAAAATGAAGAAGTTTTTGAGCGCATTGAAAAAGCGTTAGATTTGTTAGCGAACGAACCAACTGATGCAGAGCTTCTACTCGGAGGTTGTCTAGAAGTAGGGGCTATTAACCTAAAAGTAATGGAATTACTGGATGCGGCTAATACCGGTCAATTTGGTGCTCAAGAAGCGGGTGCAGCAAGAACAACGGCGGTTAAAGGGAAAGCCATTTTAGTCAGTGGGCATGATATGCAAGACCTTTATGACTTGCTTGAACAAACCAAAGATACGGGTATTAATATTTACACTCATGGAGAAATGTTGCCTGCTCATGCTTACCCAAAGCTAAAAGCATATCCTCACTTAATTGGTAATTATGGCACGGCTTGGCAGAACCAACATGTGGAATTTGCGGCCTTTCCAGGTGCCATCATCATGACATCAAACTGTTTAATTGAGCCGCAAGACTCTTATAAAGATAGAATTTTTACTGCTGGACCGGTCGGTTGGCCTGGAGTTCCTCATCTAGAACATGGTGATTTTACGTTGGCGATTGAAGCGGCTAAAGCAGCCGAAGGTTTTACCGAAGATGAAGAAGAAAAATCAGTGATGGTTGGCTTTGGTCGTCATACCGTATTGAGTGTTGCAGACAAAGTAGTTGAAGCGGTTAAAAGCGGCGATATTAGTCATTTCTTTGTAGTCGGTGGTTGTGACGGTGCGGCACCCGGTCGTAATTACTACACAGAGCTGGTTGAGCAAACACCCGATGATACCGTTGTTTTAACATTAGGCTGTGGTAAATACCGTTTCAATGATCAAGATTTAGGTGATATTGGCGGCATCCCGCGTTTATTAGATGTTGGCCAATGTAATGACACATACTCGGCTATTCAAATTGCCTTGGCATTGGCTAAAGAGTTTGACTGTGGCGTTAATGATTTACCACTATCTTATATGGTTTCATGGTTTGAACAAAAAGCGGTTGCGGTTTTACTGAGCTTGTTATCATTGGGTATAAAAGGCATTCACCTAGGGCCAACATTGCCCGGTTTTATCACCCCCAATCTTCTTAATATTCTTGTAGAAACGTTTGATATTAAACCGAATGGTGTGGCCTCAGAAGATTTAGCAAAAGCATTGGCTCAACAAGCCGCTTAATATTTAATTAATAACATTCTGATTAAAAAAGAGCGCCTAGAGCGCTCTTTTTTATATTAATAACCATTGATGTCACTGATGAATCGAGATGGCTTGTATAAGAAAAAATCACCAGCGGTGAATCTGATCTAGATCATTTAATAAGAAAATAGTGCTCTAAAACAAGGCTTGGCGAGAAAGCCAAAATAAAAAATTGATTAGGGTCAGTTTAATTAATAGGCGTAGCAGATAGAGTCACGTTTTTCGACATGATAATAAAAGTTAGATCATTTCACAGGAGATAAGATGAAGCCAGTTAATAAATTAATCCAACAAGACGGTGCGATTCAAGATCGTGCGATATTTTGGGATGAGGACATTTACCAAAAAGAGATGGAAGAAATTTTTGCTCGATGTTGGTTGTTTTTAACACATGAATCAATCATTCCCGATGAGGGTGATTATCAGTCGACAATGATGGGTGAGGACTCTGTTGTTGTTGCACGCCAGAAAGACGGCAGTATTAAAGCATTTGTAAACTCATGTACACATCGTGGTAATGCCGTTTGTTTTTCAGATGGTGGTAATGCTAAATCATTTACCTGCCCATACCATGGCTGGGTGTTTGGTATGGATGGTAACCTTGTTGATGTACCTTTAGAAAAACAGGCCTATCATAATGAAATTGATAAGAGTGCCTTACACCTTAAGAAAATAAGGGTAGAGAGTTATAAAGGCTTTGTCTTTGGTACATTTGATGATGAAGCGCCATCACTAAAAGATTACTTAGGTGGAATGGCTTGGTATATGGATTCATTTATGGACGTGCCCGGTGGCTGTGAGCTAATCGGCCCTCCGATGAAATCTATTCTAGATTGCAACTGGAAAAACCCAACAGAGAACTTTATTGGGGATGGCTACCATGTCGGTTGGGCACATGCGTCCGCGTTAGAAATAGCAGGTGGCCCATTAGCCATTGCCAAAGGTAATGCCGTTTATGATGCTGAAACATCCGGGTTGCAAGTTACCGTACCTGAAGGTCATGGGTTCGGTGTTATTTGGGAAGGCGCGGCTGCGCTTCATGGCGGCCCTGTTTTTGAAGCCTATCAAAAATGGTTGGATGACAGATCGCCACTGATTAGAGAAAAAATGGGTGAGCACCGTGAGAAGTTTTACCGTGGGCACTGGGATGCTGCAATTTTTCCTAATTGTTCATTTTTATACGGCACAAATACTTTCAAAATGTGGCAACCACGTGGCCCGCATAGTATTGAGGTGCTGACATGGACCTTAGTTGAAAAAGAAATGCCCGATCAGCTTAAACAAATGATACATACCGATAATATGCTGACCTTTGGTACAGCGGGTATTCTTGAAAGTGATGATGGTGAGAATATGGAGCAATGCACACAAACTAATCGTGGCTATTCTACACGTCAAGGGACGCTTTATCTTGGTATGGGAAAAGGGCATGAATACCTTGATCCTGAGTTACCCGGTTTGGTTAGTAAAGGATGGGTTAACGAAGCACCTCAACGAGGCATGTATCGTCGATGGGCAGAGTTTATGGAAGGTAAACCTTGGAGTGAATTGTCAACGACGGCTCAATTAGAGCAAAAAAAAGTAGGGGGCTAAAATGAGCAATAAACAACAAGCAGGACAAAGCGTTGATCAATCTACTCACTTTGAAGTTGAGCGTTTTTTAGTACAAGAAGCAAGAGCCTTGGATGAAGAGCGATTTGATGATTGGCTTGGAAATATGCTATGTAAAGATATTAGCTACCAGCTACCAACTCAAGAAGTGCGCTATCGCCGTGACAACAAGGTATTGGGCAATTCCCAAACAACATATTTATATAATGATGACTACGGCATGTTGAGTATGCGTGTGGCAAGAATGGCGACAGGCATTGTATGGGCTGAGGACCCTAGGGTTCGTAATCGTCGTATTATCAGTAATATAGATGCTCAATGGTCTGAGGCCGACGACGAAATTGATGTGCGTTCTGCCTTTATTTTATTTCGTAGTCGTATGCAAAGGGACCAAGCAACACATTACGGTATTCGGATGGATAAATTAAGAAAAGAAAAGGGTAACTGGAAACTAGCATCAAGGGTGATTACCTTAGATCAACGTGTTGTGCTAGACAAAAATATTCACTGTTTCTTTTAGCAAGCAGCCCGTTTAGTTCAACTTTACCAACCACCAGCCTAGCTAAGATAGGCTGGTGGTTTTTTTAATAACTTTCTTTGGAATGCTCAATAGTAAGGTTAGAACATTCTTGCAAGGCCTCTAAGTCCACAATGTGAATCTCTTTATTCATTTTATGAATACAGTTTTTATCAACCAGCCTAGTAAAGGCACGGCTGGTTGTTTCGTTGGCAAGTCCCAAGTAGCTTCCAATATCTTGACGAGACATCGGTAATTGAAAGTCTAATTGGTACTGATCAGATCGGCTGGTACGTTTGGATAAGGTTAATAGAAAAGTCGCTAATCTCGCAACAGCAGTGTGTTGAGACAGGCAATTAAAAAAGTCTTGGCCAGAAGCCAACGACAAACTAAATAGGTTGATAGCCCAGTCAGACAAAGCGGGTGTATATTTTCTTAATTCGGCCAGCTCCTGATAATTTACCCTGCAAAGTCTACTGTCTGTGAGTGTTTTAGCGGTGTTTAGGTAGCGCCTTTTTGAAATACTCTCAAGACCCACGATATCTCCAGGCATGTAAAAACCCGTAATATTTTCATCCCCCTTAGAGTTAGTAATATAGGTTTTTAACGCACCCGATTTAACAATATATAAGGCCTGAAAGTTGCTACCTTGATGGTATATATTTCGATGCCGAGGGTATTGCTTAGTGGGCGATACAATTTTATCGAGTTTATGAATATTATGCTCAGCAAAGGCGCTGGGTATACAGGTGTTTGCTAATGAGCAATCCTTACAATCTTCAGGCATAAAAGTATACTGTTTTACAATTTGACGGTGAATTTCATCACACTCTTGATCTATTAGCAATTGATAATATAGCTTGCTTATCTTTTAATCTCTATCTATTAACAATTTGTTTACAATAAGGTTATAACGTACATCAAAAATACTTCAGGTTAGAACAAGGAATGAAAATATGTTTAATATAGTAAGGCTACTTTTGCCGTTAGCATTTTTATTGGGGCTAACAGCTTGCTTAGAAACCGAGCAGCAAACACAAAAAAATAATGCCAATGAAGAGCTATCGTCCTTGGTTCAATTAGATGTTTTTAAAAGTCCCACCTGTCAATGTTGTGATGGTTGGGTAAGCCACGCAAAGCAACATGGTTTTATATCGACAACGCATCATCCGCTAGATTTAAATGAACTTAAATCAAAATGGGGAGTTGCCCCGCAGTACCAGTCTTGTCATACGGCGGTATCAAAAGAAGGTTATGTTTTTGAAGGGCATATTCCAGCGCAGGTAATACAACGTTTTTTAGCTGAAAAACCTGCTAATGCATTAGGTCTTGCTGTTCCTGGAATGCCGATTGGAAGTCCGGGAATGGAAATGGGTGACCGACGTGACGATTATGATGTTTTATTGCTGAAAAAAGATGGTGGCTCACAAGTTTATGCACGTATTCGTGCAAATAGTTAGTTTCAATGTATTCACGTCCATTAGGTGCTGCTGTGCTTATTTGTTGCCTTATGCTCACCTAGCGCCATACATGGGCGTTAATTGGACACAGGTGTATGGTAAAAGAGCATATCATGCAAAAGAAGTTGGCTATCAGTTTTAATTGAATGATTAACGCAGTACAGATATATAGCTTAAATTAAAACTTTAGCCAGCAGACATTGATGAGAGTAATGCATTCACCTGCGCAGTAGACGTTGGGCGAACCACGCGAGCTAATTCCACACCATCTTTTAATAAAATTAACGTAGGCCAGCGTCTAACTTTAAAGGCGCGGCCTAAAGCCAAACCTTTACCGTCATAAACCTTAACGTGCGCAAATTGAAGCGGTTTTAAGGTTTGCTCAATGGCAGATTGTGCCGCTTTGCAATGCTCGCACCATGGGGCTCCAAATTCTAAAAAGGCATAGCCGGTCAGTTGGCTAATGTCTTCTAAAATCGGGTTATCTTCAGCGTATAGAGGGTTAAACCCTATTTGACTAGCTTGCATAATGATGGCCTTTTTTAACGAGTTAGTCGAAAAGTTTAATTCTACACCTTATGCCAAAACATGCGCGGCATAAGCGGTGGTAAAGGCGGTTTCTTGAAACACTTTTAATCCAGTATCAGAAAAACTTATTGGTAAACGGTTTTCAGATAGAGCTAACTTAATTTCTTTTTGAGATAGCATTATTACATCAAGTGTATCAATCAACTGAATAGTTGCTTCTAATTTAAAACCAATGGGGCCACCGGCAAATTTGCCTTTTAAAGCACGCTCTTTAATGGCCACCTTGTTAATGCCATAGTCGGCCATCAATTTAGCAAAAGTTTTTTGGAAGTGTCGTAAGTCATCAGTAGAATGCCCCTTTGGCAAACTTACTTTACGGACTCGACAATCGGGTAAATTAAACGTTTGCTGTTCAAATTGAAGGAAACAAATAACAGCATCATTAGCAGAGAGTTCTACACCACAAATTTTCATAAATAATTTTTAGTTGTTTGAAATAATGTGTGACAGATTAGCATTTTTAGCTTGTATGATCTTGTTAGATACATACGTTGCAGGCGATTCATATCACGTTGATTGGCGTTATAGGTAAGGTGGTATGTTTAGATATCAAAGGCTAATAAAAGACGATATTGAAAATCATTTTCTTGACTCTCACCGTTCGCTAATGAGTCATAGTCATTAACAAACCCTACTTTTAGATTCAAATTATTAATATCTGCTAGGCCAATTTTCCAATTGAGTTCTGTTAAATTTCTAAACTCGCCTAATTTATCCAAATTTGGGTATAGGCTGTTTTTAAACTCTACCGAATGATGTTTACTAATAGCCCAAAAACTTTCAAGCCCCAAAAGTGCTTCTGGTGTCCAGTCATCATTGTCACCACCAAACTCTTTACTCACACCTAGACCTGTTCTACCGATAAGTGACCAAGCGTCTTTTTTTATTAATTGGCTACCTACACCGGCCGATAGGTCAATTTGGTGATCCCAATCTTCGAACTCATCCCAGTCATATCGACCCTTTATAAAAGAAAAGTGGGGTGTTGATGGGTTAAGAAAATCTCTTGTAAATTGAGCAAAAAAATCACTTTTTGTCGTTTCATTATCATCGCTACCATTGTTATATCCACTGGATATCGACCAACGTCTTGTTGTGTTTGAAAAATCCCCATTCACACCAATATGAATATCCATATCTTGTGTATTACCTTCATTGCCATTAATCCCTAGTTCAGCGGATCTTTTCCAGTCTTTAAAAAAGCCGGTACCTAATAGGCCGTTATCTTTTTTATCGACTATTTTTTCTTCGCTCACTACAGCTGGTTTAATGTTGGACGAAGGGATAGTTACTAAGCCTAAAATAGGGTGAGAAAGGGTGACTTGTCCATTTTCTGTTTTAATAACATCACCGTTCAAGGTGTCTCCATTGAGTAATTTAATTTCAGTAGCGATTGCGGATTGGAAAAAAGCTAAGCTCAGCAGAAAGATAAAAGGCTTCATAAAATAATAATTAGATAGGGCAGAAAAACAGGTTAAACAAGAATAGTTTTGCTTGATAGGGGGGCGCTATGGCCACGTGTGTTTATTACAAACCGATCATTATAAACAAAGTTGATTTAGTTTTGCGTATTGGAGAAGCATAATAGTTTTGGCATCAACGATATCGCCTGTTGCGATCATTTGATATGCCGCTTCAAAATTAAGCTCTAAGACTTCAATGTTTTCTTGTTCATGCGCGAGTCCTCCGCCTTCACTTATTTTCATTTGCGGTGTGTATTCAGCAATAAAAAAATGCAGTATTTCAGTCACTACGCCTGGGGACATATAGGCTTGAAAAACTTTCTTAACCGTTTTAACGCTGTATCCAGTTTCTTCCTCAATTTCTTTTTTTATACATATTTCTGGTTCGTCGCCGTCTAACAAACCTGCACAGGTTTCAATGAGAAGGCCGTCATTATTGCCATTTAAATAGCTGGGTAAACGAAACTGTCTAGTAAGAATAACGCTCTGCTTTGCTGCACTATAGAGCAGTACCGTAGCACCATTGCCTCGGTCATAAACCTCACGTTGATGTTGCTCCCATTGACCGTTTTCTTTTTGGAAATCGAAGGTATATTTATTCAATGTATACCAGTTATCGGATAGTACTTTTTTACTTAAATTTTTAATACTCTGAATCATAATATCGAGGGGTATAGATATTTATTTGGCTGTTACTCATTATATTGCAATGTCGCAAGGTGTTCTTGCCGAGTAGGTAAGCTGTGGGTTTATAAATAAGGGGTAAAAAGCCACCAAAAGGCATCCCAAGCTTTTATTACAAAAGAGCGTTTATTGAGTTTTTGGGGCGTTATTTCAATGGCTTGTTGTTTATCGTTGTTTATAATTTTGGCCATTGATTGAGCAAAATTAGCATCAAATATTTCGACATTAAGTTCAAAATTTAATCGCAAACTACGAGAGTCAATATTAGCCGATCCAATTTGGCAATAATGATCGTCTATTAGTAACAGTTTTGAATGTACAAAAGGGCTGGGCTGATAATAAATTTTTACGCCATAGGCTAGAAAATGGCGCATGTTATTTCGCATCGCCCAATGAATATAAGGTTGGTTATTATGGACCGGCAATAATATTGAAACATCTACACCTCTCAGTGCGGCAGACTGTAAAGCAATAATCAGCCCATTAGGCGGTAAAAAATAGGGTGTCACCAGTGTAATACTCGATTGAGCACTGTTAAGAGCGCTAATCATTACTTTTGTTAATACATTTATATTAATGCCCGGACCATCACTGATAGCGCGACAGGATGATTGTCCGTATGTGTTAATGTCATAGCACTTGCTTGGTAGCTTTTCACCACAGGCGTAAAACCAGTCATTCTCAAATATTTGACCGATTTGTTGTACAACAGGGCCTTTCAAGCTAAACATAAAATCTTTAGTTGCCCTGTTAGGCTGACACGTTTGTACTAAATGACATTGGCGAATATTCATTCCGCCCGTAAACGCATGTTTTCCGTCACATAATAAAATTTTGCGGTGGTTACGCAGGTTAAGTGTAAAGCGCGGTAACATTTTTCCTATGGGTAAAAAGGTAAGTGTCGTTACACCACGAGCAACTAGAGCCTTTCTAGTTTGACCGAGACTGTACCAAGAACCTACACCATCAAGTAACACACGAACATCAACACCACGTTCCACAGCATCAGCCAGCGCATCGATAAACTGTTCACCAACACCGTTAGACTCAAAAATGTACATGGATAAATAAACCCACTCAGTTGCTTCATGAATAGTTTTTAACATCGCTGGGTAAGCATTCTCACCCTGACTAAGTATCTGTATTTGGTTGCCTTCGCTTAAGGGTAGTCCGGTAACAGCCAAACTAAGACGTTGATGAGGTGATAAAGGTCTGCTTTTTTTATCAACAAAGGTAATAGGTTTGGGAATAGTGCTAAGTGAGGTATCAGCAACTGCGCCTAGTGATAAAACTTTATTGTGAGCGCGGTTTATTCCTAAAACAAGGTAGAGAATAGGACCAACAAATGGAAGAGAAAAGCAGGTAATAATCCAAAGTAGTGATGACCTAGGATCGTTTTTATTCATCAGTGCATGTAAAGCGGTTGAAACCGACAACATAATTAGTAGCAGTTGGATCAGCCAGTTTAGAGTTAGCCAAAAAGTAATCATATTTTTCTTAACGAGAGGCGATGAAAATTAGCCGAGACTGATTAGTCTACGCTGATTTTTTAAAGTCACAAATCAACTTGCCGATGCTTACTAAGCTTTAAAAATTAGGTAGCCCCCAGCGGCTAACATAAAACTACCGGCTGTTTTTCTAACCACGTTATCAAACTTATTAGCGGATGCAACAGCAACTATTTTAGCGGCTGAAAACGCATATAGAATTTTTACACTAGCTAGGCTAATAACCATAATAGAAATTAAAATTAGAATATCTGGGGTTTGAACGGTAGACAGATTAACGAATACAGGTAAGAAACTAGCGTAAAAAATAATGGCTTTAATATCGCCCAAAGTTAATATTAAGCCTGCAGCGAAACTAGCGAATAAATTTTGTTGTTTTACGCTTTTATCAACTGATATTGAGCTAGCACCGTTGGACGTGATGAGCGTATAACCTAACCAAAGTAGGTAAGCGGCTCCGAGGTGTTTAATAACCATAAATAAGCTACCCAAGGTGTCAGCCACAACCGACAAA from Cycloclasticus pugetii PS-1 includes:
- a CDS encoding aromatic-ring-hydroxylating dioxygenase subunit beta, which codes for MSNKQQAGQSVDQSTHFEVERFLVQEARALDEERFDDWLGNMLCKDISYQLPTQEVRYRRDNKVLGNSQTTYLYNDDYGMLSMRVARMATGIVWAEDPRVRNRRIISNIDAQWSEADDEIDVRSAFILFRSRMQRDQATHYGIRMDKLRKEKGNWKLASRVITLDQRVVLDKNIHCFF
- a CDS encoding aromatic ring-hydroxylating oxygenase subunit alpha; translated protein: MKPVNKLIQQDGAIQDRAIFWDEDIYQKEMEEIFARCWLFLTHESIIPDEGDYQSTMMGEDSVVVARQKDGSIKAFVNSCTHRGNAVCFSDGGNAKSFTCPYHGWVFGMDGNLVDVPLEKQAYHNEIDKSALHLKKIRVESYKGFVFGTFDDEAPSLKDYLGGMAWYMDSFMDVPGGCELIGPPMKSILDCNWKNPTENFIGDGYHVGWAHASALEIAGGPLAIAKGNAVYDAETSGLQVTVPEGHGFGVIWEGAAALHGGPVFEAYQKWLDDRSPLIREKMGEHREKFYRGHWDAAIFPNCSFLYGTNTFKMWQPRGPHSIEVLTWTLVEKEMPDQLKQMIHTDNMLTFGTAGILESDDGENMEQCTQTNRGYSTRQGTLYLGMGKGHEYLDPELPGLVSKGWVNEAPQRGMYRRWAEFMEGKPWSELSTTAQLEQKKVGG
- the hcp gene encoding hydroxylamine reductase, whose protein sequence is MFCYQCEQTAHSKKNGIGCQTAQGVCGKDATTADLQDLMTYSVKGIAQYAKLARELGHTDNEADVFILYGLFTTLTNVNFNADRFVELIAEAKQIRDRLREAYEHAAVEQNVPIETPEGPAVWEPATVKAGLLLQVEHAAIDKDLDIVGEDIVGLRAMMLYGLKGVAAYCYHAHVLGYQNEEVFERIEKALDLLANEPTDAELLLGGCLEVGAINLKVMELLDAANTGQFGAQEAGAARTTAVKGKAILVSGHDMQDLYDLLEQTKDTGINIYTHGEMLPAHAYPKLKAYPHLIGNYGTAWQNQHVEFAAFPGAIIMTSNCLIEPQDSYKDRIFTAGPVGWPGVPHLEHGDFTLAIEAAKAAEGFTEDEEEKSVMVGFGRHTVLSVADKVVEAVKSGDISHFFVVGGCDGAAPGRNYYTELVEQTPDDTVVLTLGCGKYRFNDQDLGDIGGIPRLLDVGQCNDTYSAIQIALALAKEFDCGVNDLPLSYMVSWFEQKAVAVLLSLLSLGIKGIHLGPTLPGFITPNLLNILVETFDIKPNGVASEDLAKALAQQAA
- a CDS encoding Crp/Fnr family transcriptional regulator; translated protein: MPEDCKDCSLANTCIPSAFAEHNIHKLDKIVSPTKQYPRHRNIYHQGSNFQALYIVKSGALKTYITNSKGDENITGFYMPGDIVGLESISKRRYLNTAKTLTDSRLCRVNYQELAELRKYTPALSDWAINLFSLSLASGQDFFNCLSQHTAVARLATFLLTLSKRTSRSDQYQLDFQLPMSRQDIGSYLGLANETTSRAFTRLVDKNCIHKMNKEIHIVDLEALQECSNLTIEHSKESY
- a CDS encoding Crp/Fnr family transcriptional regulator encodes the protein MTSLRQHLLFASFNEQQFSQIETATSTLSLNDGNHLFHQQDPAKYFYYLQAGEIKLYRLSANGEEKVIELIRPGQTFAEAVMFMNFQHYPVHAQAISDCQLIQIKMSTFLKLLDQSPATCLKILAKMSQRLHGSIQEIDQLTLQNATMRVVQFMLQGITNDALSPYKIQWTAPKATLASRLSVRPETFSRILKQLTRDGLIEVQGKTITILNLEALRQHINI
- a CDS encoding SDR family NAD(P)-dependent oxidoreductase, translating into MSGKVALITGGGSGIGEASCQRLAQEGATVIVTDINLDSAERVADAINNEGGHACPKYHDVTKEKAWVALIDEVIDQFASLDVLVNNAAIAPTGSVEDTSLDDWRSVQQVNVEGVFMGTREAVKAMKEKGGSIINISSDLGIIGEPTMAAYSTSKGAIRVFTKAAALHCAREGYAIRINSVHPGFIDTPAVTSTVAEMSEDMAKAFRERILAGIPMGRMGRPLDVANGILFLSSDESSYMTGSELVIDGGFIA
- a CDS encoding NAD(P)-dependent oxidoreductase; protein product: MTFKIAFIGLGAMGQAIVSRIIQAGHSVTVHDLSAQAVNAMVEKGATALEQGVPLGSDKNLVFVSVSHADIMEKLICEEGGLLDGMDEGGIIVDLGTTPSGQCRQLAKLASAKGKVFLDAPVSGSTPWADAGTLAMMVGGEEQSYQRVRPILSSFANKIHYLGGSGNGQLLKLCHQLTFVSTITGISEAIALAEAHGLKAKMVLDVLADCVAPRHVIDFMLPMAENERFDQGRGTLKLGHKDLQAVKQSAEDVSLKLPLAEELLGYMDKAMKEGWQDADLFALVDMARDEFYATMKSR